The window AAGACATTACAGTGATGAATATAAACAGAAAGCAGACTGTAGCAAAAtaacataatccctccttttaatctcactataatattttattttttatttatttatttttttatttttttgctgcattgCGGTGTAAATCATGAAATAGGTAATTATGTGGTTTTGATTAATAAAAGTATGAATAAGtgaatttattaaacatttataacatgcaagttaaaatgctcactatttggcaagtatatGTACActgttttaatcatacatttttatgtatcattcattcatttcccCCTCTGAAATGCATATACAGACACACATATTCTCAAGCCTTCTGCTTCAACACTTCCTAATTGGAAAATAACTTCTGTCCAATTTGATTGCTCTTCATTTGCTGCCTCTCCTTCCCCATGAGCAGTGATTAATGGGCAATTATTGCTTAATTGTATGTAATTTCCCATCGTTAAAAAGGTAAATGAAAGCAGGCTATTTTGTGGATAAAATACTTTAGATATCTCAATAAACCCCATCAGGTGTTGAGCACATGGCTGATCATTGGTTATGTGTAACATGACAGTTTTGGGCATAATGTTTCAATGACTGAAACACAATCTCTGCTACTCATTGACATACTTGATTCTAGGCTGAAATATGTTGGTCAGCAATGTATTTGCTTTGCATTAACAACATATGAAACTTAATCAAGGTTTATTGTCGAGTGGGTGGTGAACAACAGTGTCCTCTAGAGGAGActgtcaccccccccccccccccacttagGGAACACCACTGTGGTTTTCTTCAGCTATTAACATCACACAATCAGTGTACTATCAGATGGCCCATTTTGAGAAAACCACAAAGACCTTCATTTTGTATCTGCTGTCAGAGATAAGATAAACTGTGTTGCTGTAAGATTAAGGCACCGCTGTTAAGCTATTACACATTGTGGTTATAATTATAAGGTCATGAAACTGATTATTGCAAACTGTGGTTTTTGGGAAGAAGGCATTCACATGGTGGTGGAGTCAGACCTGTCTCAGATATCAGTAACGCCCGGCCATTCAGAAACAATAGGGCAGAGACTTATGGAGGGGATGTGGGCTCTATTTCTAGAGCTCTGCATGAGCTGCGTCAAAGCTGTTGTTTTCTGCGTCACACTTCTTTTTTTTGCCAGTCCCTGTCACGTTTCCCTgtcttcctttcttcctggaagggAAGAAAGGAAGCTTGATTAAAACTGGGCTATATTGAATTTGGTCAACCACAGGAGCAAAAAAAAGGTTTGCTCCAACTCATTTTGTCAAGatatcttaaagaaatattcgaGAATgttgaaaggaatattccgggttccatacaagttaagctcagtcgacagcatttgtggtgcagtgttgattaccacaaaaactgattttgacttgtccctccttttctttaaaaaaaaaaaaagcacaaatctgggttacagtgagacacaatggatgtgaatggggacaatcagtaaatattaaaatacaatgtTTCAAAAGaactgtatagccacaagacataaacaatatgtgtgttaatatgattttatttgTTGGCATAACGATGTAACACCGGAAACCGTAAAACCCTAAAAAAGCATGATTTAAACAGATTAACAGCTGaaatattacacaagttttaacaaaataagtaATGTAAGggtttttataaaagtataagcttacatgtttgcttttaaaccctccaaaaattggccccattcacttccattgtaagtgcctttgattttttcctttttgtaaagaaaaggacggacgactcgcaattcatttttgtggcaatcaacattatggccaaatgctgtcgattgagcttaacttgtattgaatctggaatattccttaaattgcATCATTgattatttttactagtaacagtATTGCCCAAAGAATAATGACCAATACCATTATTCTTGGATATTTTCCCTTGTCTTTCTAAGAGTAAAAGGCCAAACCCTCTCACATAACCACTGCTTTTAGCTTTATGTTTACAATTAATAGTACAATAAGAATAAATAATTACTCAAAAACATACATGTTTATTCAATTACTATTTTTGCTTCATTTTTTATGTGCAATTGACTTAACTGCATGACATTCATTTACattaataattgtaatttattagCATGTTGATCAAAGTAAGCAGGCtgtattgaaatatatatataataataaagtaGATGTAAATGGCTATTTGATGATGAGCAGCATTGACTGGCAGCTCCCAGTGAAATCACTGTCATGCACTGACTGTCAGTCAGCACTCAGATTGGCAGAGGGccctcacagctgattggtcctcGTCACCGATGACGCAGATGACGTGCTGAGCTCAGACACGTGGGTCTCACATAAACAAAGACACATTGGCACAGAGAGCTCTATATGCCAGTGTTGAGCTCCGAGCTCTGTGGACAACGCGCTGCTCTGCTGGAcatttatgcacattttctgcATCACAAGTGTATGGATACAATACAGTTTTACTGATGGTCAATTAAGGTATGTCATTGTCtctctttgtttattttttggctgCTTTAAACATGCTGTTTTTAATAAGCGGTATAAATGGCATGTTTTGGTGTGACAAGTGTTTGAGTTTTGTTTGCTGGTTTCTGTTGGTTTTATAGAGATGATTGGTGTTTTACTGTTAAAATAAgctttttgtgtttcttttttaagcattaaacctgagagtaaacaaaaaaaaaaaaaacaaaacaaaaaaaaatttttttttttttttaaaaaacgcgTAAAATTCTAAACTTCACAAAATCCTAAAATCACGCATGTTATATTTGGTCTGATACGAAAAAGCACTGGAGTGGAGAAATGTGTTTCAGATTTGTAAATGAAATTTAGAAATAAGAGGTAGAACGGTGTAATTTTGAGTAATGGAACCAGTATACTGTGATGCACAGCCAAGTGAAAGTTATGTGTTTTATCAGAGGGAGAATCCAGAGCTGACTCGATTTGTCTCGAACCCCCAGTATTAAATTACACCTGATATTATCACCTTTACCGAGATCTGCAGAGGACCAGTCCCGCGACTGAAGGTACTTGTCCAAAACTGAATTGCTAGATGTCATTTTCAACAATTTGAACTGTTAAAAGTGCTTTTGGAAAGGTTTTGGACGTGCATGAAAGTTATGCTGCTAAAAGATGTTTTAACGGGACATTAATATCCACGACTTTGTGTCTGAGGCTGCGTTTCTGAGTTTTGCTGATCGGTGTGTCGTTTGCAGCCATGCCCTGCGTCCAGGCTCAGTATGGCTCATCCCCGCAGGGCGCCAGTCCCGCGTCTCAGAGCTACAGTTACCACACAAGCGGAGAATACAGCTGCGATTTCCTCACGCCCGAGTTTGTGAAGTTCAGCATGGACTTGACCAATACCGAGATCACCGCCGCCACAACCTCCCTGCCCAGCTTCAGTACCTTCATGGACAACTACAACACCAGTTACGACGTGAAACCGCCCTGTCTGTACCAGGTGCCCCACTCCGGAGAGCAGTCCTCCATCAAGGTGGAGGAGGTCCAGATGCACAGCTACCACCAGCAGAGCCATCTGGGCCCACAGTCGGAAGAGATGCTTGCTCACTCCGGGCCCGTGTACTTCAAACCGTCGTCACCTCACGCTCCGGGAACCCCGAACTTTCAGGTTCAGCCCAATCACATGTGGGAAGACCCGGGTTCCTTGCACTCTTTCCATCAGAACTATATGGCCACGCACATGCTAGACCAGCGAAAGAACCCAGTGTCCAGGCTTTCTCTCTTCTCCTTCAAGCAGTCTCCACCGGGTACACCTGTGTCCAGCTGTCAGATGCGCTTCGACGGTCCTCTTCACGTGTCCATGGGCCACGACAGTCCCGGGGCGCACCGAGCCCTGGACAGCCAGAGTTTCGCGGTGCCCAGTGCCATCAGGAAACAGGCGGGCATCGCTTTCGCCCACTCCCTGCAGCTCAGTCACGGGCATCAGCTGATGGACAGTCAGGTGCCCTCACCGCCGTCCAGAGGATCTCCGTCCACCGAGGGTCTTTGCGCGGTGTGTGGGGACAACGCGGCGTGTCAGCACTATGGAGTCCGGACTTGTGAAGGATGCAAAGGCTTCTTCAAGgtaagtattattattgttattattattattgttattattattacgtgTGTTGCTGCTCACAGATATTCTCTCCATAAAAGCGCAACGAATTATGGtgatgcatgatcagtcattatCTTTTAAGAACAATGGAATATTGGTAGCATTTTTATTTTGCTCACTTGTTTCTCTCAAATCTGACCAGACAGTCAACTTCCACCAAAAGAGAATATGAATGTTTGTTTTGTAATGCaccgtttttatatatatatatatatatatatatatatatatatatatatatatatatatatatatatatatatatatatatataaactgaatattttggtctattttgtTTCTTGATTCAGCGCACAGTACAGAAGAACGCCAAATATGTGTGTTTAGCTAATAAAAACTGTCCTGTGGACAAACGCCGGCGAAACAGATGTCAGTACTGCCGATTCCAGAAGTGCCTGGTGGTCGGGATGGTGAAAGAAGGTATACTGATATTAATTCACACTTCTGAAACATAGCCTACTGAGGGGATCTGTGCATCTTGCATAAGCTGTTATAGATGCGCTTTAAAATAGATGGTTCAGTGTGCAACTGCAAGTGAATATTCTTAAAGTTATCACTATATGGACTGTAAATGCACATTACAACGAGAATAACAGCCACTTGATAGTCAGGGTCTTTTATTGTTTTGACAGTTGTCCGGACCGCCAGTTTAAAGGGTCGGAGAGGCCGTTTACCCTCCAAACCCAAAAGTCCGCAGGAATCTTCTGCACCTTCTCCACCCGTCAGTCTGATCAGCGCTCTGGTCAGGGCTCATGTGGACTCCAACCCCTCCATGAGCAGTCTCGACTATACCAGAGTGAGTTACACTGCGTTCATCTTTTAATTCCACTCATCATTTTAGGCTTTATGAGACGGAAGTCAAAATGCGCATCTGACTCTTGATGCGCGCCTTGCGCGAATCTGACAGAACCAATATTAGGAATTTAATATCATACAGTGTTTCATTAGAAACTTTCAACACTTTAAGGGTGGCATATTTTACTCTCTAAATTGCTTTTGGGGGAGAGAAGCCAATGAAATATAGACACAAGTTAAATTAAAGAGGGGGGAAAAACGCTCTCCCCTTCTAGAAACGGGCATGGCAATTTCACGGGTTATATATTTTAAGGGAGCTCATTAAGTCGTGTTTAAATTAAATTCCAGTTCCAAGCCAACCCGGACTACCAGCTGAGCGGAGACGACACGCAGCACATACAGCAGTTCTACGACCTCCTCACCGGATCCATGGAGATCATCCGCGGATGGGCGGAAAAAATCCCCGGGTTCACCGACCTACCCAAACCGGACCAGGACCTGCTGTTCGAGTCCGCCTTCCTGGAGCTGTTCGTTTTGCGCCTGGCGTACAGGTACGCAGAGGCCTCTGAAGAAGAGGCTTTGCTGCTTCAGTTTTTATTGGTTAGGCAATAATTAGGAACCGCTTAAATCCCCGTTTAATGAGCACGGTAATTAATGGGCTCTTTGTCATTAATTCCAGGTCCAACCCGATGGAAGGCAAGCTCATCTTCTGTAATGGGGTGGTGTTGCACAGACTGCAGTGCGTCCGCGGATTTGGAGAATGGATTGACTCCATTGTGGAGTTCTCGTCTAATCTCCAGAGTTTGAATTTAGATATATCTGCTTTCTCGTGCATTGCCGCCCTGGCTATGGTCACAGGTGAGATTGCAGTTCATTCTAAAATCCAGATGATTTAAACGGGTATTTGTTGTTAATAGAAGTATTAAGACATCATTTATGTGTTATTATCTTTATATTTTGCAGAGAGACACGGACTCAAAGAACCGAAGAGAGTGGAGGAGCTTCAAAACAAGATAGTAAATTGTCTGAAAGATCAAGTCACCTTCAATGGAGGCGGCTTGAATCGTCCAAACTATCTGTCCAAACTGTTGGGGAAACTGCCTGAACTGCGCACTCTGTGCACACAGGGTCTCCAGCGCATCTTCTACCTAAAACTAGAAGATCTGGTCCCACCGCCAGCAATAATTGACAAACTCTTTCTCGACACTCTGCCCTTTTAAACCCCGAAAATAAACCGTTTGAAACAACCTCAAAGGACTTCTACAGACTTTTGAAAACGGTCTGATTTTTCTAAGCACCAACCATCGCCAAATGACGTTCGCTTTCTGAAAAAGGACCCGACAATTTCAAATTTGGAAAACACCAAGACGTTTGTCGTCAACAAGTGATTTACCCACTTTATCGCAACATCAACCCACCACTGGAGATCTCAAGAGAGAAATTagtttaagaaataaaataaagaatacaaataaatacgtaataatacaattataaattataataaaagacGAATATTATCCAATAGTTTGCCTGATTTTGGACAATGGAAAATATCTCGCCACTGCTAATAATCATTGTTAACTGCAAACGTCTGTATTCATGGAAAAATCACAGAATAGAGTGTATTATACGCCATTTCTATATACCTATACAATagatttatttgatttatatgaTGTGTATAAAGCttgtacagattttttttttttttttttttttttttttataacttgtgCCTGTGTACCTCTGTAAGGTGGAAAGGAGACGCATGTTGTAGAGGAATCTTGTCTCTATTACACACACTATATTCCGGACACTATGTAGTCTGTTAGATTTTATAAAGATTCGTAGTATTGGGGCAACTTTTAAATATGGCACATGTGGAGAGGAATACCAATAGCATATGTACAGGTAAAAAAAGGGACCCATAGTGTTTGTAAAATTGTCAGACATTCCTTGTTTGTATATGTGTTGTATGTACTGTTGCTGTTTGATATAAacgtttatatatttattttgggtttgcCGTTAAAGCATGGTTCAGTTGAGATGATTTCAGACGCAGCACCGTCGTTTTTGTTTAATGTCGCATacctgatttcattttccatatTCTTCTTTTCCTGTAGCTGTGTAAAGATCATCACTGTCCTTTTATttggtttaaatgaatatatTGCAACGTGTTCGGTTCCGAATCCGAATCAAACTACACGAGAAAGGAAtatttaatgtttacaaataaaacttttaaatcaTTTCCATGCAATAGCAGTTTCTCTCAATCAAATTGAAATCCAAGAGAATATATCGAATTGAAAACAtggacttaaaataaataaaataaaataaaataaaatttccgTATCCAATCGCTACAGACGTGACATCAATTTACGTCTAAATTAATTGTGGGCACAAATTAGCAAACCCAAATCGCAGAAAATTGAACCTGTTTTTATAATTCTAACGTGATCAAACTGATGCATAAGTGTTacacataacataaaaaataaactgtagaTGACATACCAGTTATTAATAATTTagtagaaatccacaaaattcaTTTCAtcagattgttttttttcttcgtgtttttcttttttttttcgtttaCATAAAAATAGATGAATTAAATTCCCGAACGAATTAACTACCTAATACTGTTAAACCATCTGAAGCGCTTTGATTTGTCTCACTATCAAAAACAAATTGTAATTCTGTAGAAATTTTATTCCCGTACAAACATGTCTGATATTTCGCGCTCTAGAAGGAGCTACCTGGTAatgaaagtctctctctctctctctctctctctctctctcttcattgcCACGCATATTATTCGTAATTTCAATTGATTAAAAACAATTGTCCGTTTGATGACTACAGGTGATGGAAACAATTAAATCcgttacagaaaaaaataaataaataaataaataaaataataataataataataatatatatatatatatatatatatatatatatatatatatatatatatatatatatatatatatatatattaaaattctctacttaataataattaaaataaaaataataataataataaacatttgttaaacatttattttcaagtaaaaaaaaaaaaaaaaaaaaaaaaaaacaattgagtaCGAAATAGCACAGCCTTACAATGGTTAATAGCAATTCAGTTGTACCATATTTTGCAtttgaatttgacatattttatataatttttaaataaggTTTTAAATCGGGATATGGAGTTAAAGCTTATACGcattcatatattattattattattattattatttatttatttatttatttatttatttagcagaacCTGATCAGATATCTAAAgtacaagtttatttatttattttcagttgtgaaagttatttataaattatgaagAGTTCAAGTAGGCTATTCTGCGTTTGATAATGTTTCGGATGTGCCAAATAGGAACATTGAAATTGCATTCAAAATAGCGATTGGCAAGGGAAATATTCATCATATTATTGCACGTATTGGAAACTAATGTTTGTTGAAATACTCTCGTTAATGT is drawn from Myxocyprinus asiaticus isolate MX2 ecotype Aquarium Trade chromosome 11, UBuf_Myxa_2, whole genome shotgun sequence and contains these coding sequences:
- the LOC127448066 gene encoding nuclear receptor subfamily 4 group A member 2, with protein sequence MPCVQAQYGSSPQGASPASQSYSYHTSGEYSCDFLTPEFVKFSMDLTNTEITAATTSLPSFSTFMDNYNTSYDVKPPCLYQVPHSGEQSSIKVEEVQMHSYHQQSHLGPQSEEMLAHSGPVYFKPSSPHAPGTPNFQVQPNHMWEDPGSLHSFHQNYMATHMLDQRKNPVSRLSLFSFKQSPPGTPVSSCQMRFDGPLHVSMGHDSPGAHRALDSQSFAVPSAIRKQAGIAFAHSLQLSHGHQLMDSQVPSPPSRGSPSTEGLCAVCGDNAACQHYGVRTCEGCKGFFKRTVQKNAKYVCLANKNCPVDKRRRNRCQYCRFQKCLVVGMVKEVVRTASLKGRRGRLPSKPKSPQESSAPSPPVSLISALVRAHVDSNPSMSSLDYTRFQANPDYQLSGDDTQHIQQFYDLLTGSMEIIRGWAEKIPGFTDLPKPDQDLLFESAFLELFVLRLAYRSNPMEGKLIFCNGVVLHRLQCVRGFGEWIDSIVEFSSNLQSLNLDISAFSCIAALAMVTERHGLKEPKRVEELQNKIVNCLKDQVTFNGGGLNRPNYLSKLLGKLPELRTLCTQGLQRIFYLKLEDLVPPPAIIDKLFLDTLPF